One part of the Solanum dulcamara chromosome 3, daSolDulc1.2, whole genome shotgun sequence genome encodes these proteins:
- the LOC129881770 gene encoding protein VAPYRIN-LIKE-like, translated as MDRLVKPDLEELKLCFIRGQKSCATFKLTNLMHTMSVAVGLSTTKPSVFSFSHSFTIITPLSTASFTLFLTNSCDQPPVSTPLDTVMVKSSMLPTGKASQDDLHRLFSRNGRHIFKDAKIPISLVGPQVVEFLFSSKNLLDVSLLLPKAISFCDDCQLDSLLKSAAKNGNLHCISALIQAGADVNRRDSDGDSVMSLAVKSGNLDSVQVLIEFGYTIDNSVDRFLHYAAAMDCVNLMEILCLGYADIDLNSIDSQGRTALHIAAIHGHVEVIQFLVSVGSDTDMLDSQGWTPLHFAAHQGHVEAVDFLLNHSNFAKYALTKQGKTAYELATDEDHSKLYDLLQLGETLHKAARKGDVANIKKCIAEGANVNGKDQNGWTPLHRTAFKGRIEGVKVLVKHGAKLDVVDDCGHTPLHLAIEAGQKDVAMYLITQGAKAILKSFNAKGQVPCDLENFKNHPSHLHTANLYHV; from the coding sequence ATGGACAGACTTGTTAAGCCTGATTTGGAGGAACTCAAACTCTGTTTCATCAGAGGCCAAAAATCTTGTGCAACTTTCAAATTAACCAATCTTATGCACACCATGTCTGTAGCTGTTGGCCTCTCCACTACAAAGCCTTCTGTTTTCTCCTTCTCACATTCATTCACTATTATTACTCCCCTATCCACAGCTTCTTTCACTCTTTTCTTGACTAATTCGTGTGATCAACCTCCTGTTTCTACGCCTTTAGACACCGTTATGGTTAAGTCATCGATGCTTCCTACTGGTAAAGCAAGTCAGGATGATCTTCACCGTCTCTTCTCAAGAAATGGACGACATATTTTCAAAGATGCCAAGATTCCCATCTCCCTTGTCGGTCCACAAGTTGTGGAGTTTCTTTTTTCATCCAAGAATTTATTGGATGTCAGTTTACTTCTTCCAAAAGCCATTTCTTTCTGTGATGACTGTCAGCTTGATTCATTGCTTAAATCTGCTGCTAAGAATGGGAATCTCCACTGTATTTCAGCTCTGATTCAGGCTGGTGCTGATGTTAATAGAAGGGACTCGGATGGAGACTCCGTTATGTCACTGGCTGTGAAATCTGGAAATCTTGATTCTGTTCAGGTTCTGATTGAGTTTGGTTATACTATCGACAACTCTGTTGATAGGTTTCTGCATTATGCAGCTGCCATGGACTGCGTGAACTTGATGGAGATTCTTTGTTTGGGCTATGCTGACATAGATTTGAATTCAATTGATTCACAAGGTAGAACTGCCCTTCATATAGCAGCAATTCACGGGCATGTTGAAGTGATTCAGTTTCTTGTTTCAGTAGGGAGTGATACAGATATGTTAGATTCTCAAGGATGGACTCCCTTGCATTTTGCTGCTCACCAAGGCCATGTTGAAGCAGTTGATTTCTTACTAAATCATTCCAATTTTGCAAAATATGCTCTAACGAAACAAGGGAAGACTGCGTATGAGCTTGCTACTGATGAAGACCATTCTAAATTGTATGATCTTTTACAATTGGGAGAAACTTTGCATAAGGCTGCAAGAAAAGGGGATGTTGCTAATATCAAAAAATGTATCGCAGAAGGGGCGAATGTGAATGGAAAGGATCAGAATGGTTGGACTCCTTTACATAGAACAGCTTTTAAGGGTAGAATTGAAGGGGTAAAGGTTTTAGTAAAGCATGGAGCTAagcttgatgttgttgatgattgTGGACACACGCCACTTCATCTTGCTATTGAGGCTGGACAAAAAGATGTGGCCATGTATTTAATCACACAAGGTGCTAAGGCTATTTTGAAGAGCTTCAATGCTAAAGGACAGGTTCCATGCGATTTGGAGAATTTCAAGAACCATCCTTCACATCTACATACTGCAAATTTGTATCATGTATAG
- the LOC129881771 gene encoding histone H2AX-like, whose product MPSTTATKSMVGRGKTQKASKSTSRSQKAGLQFPVGRIARFLKNGRYAQRVGSGSPVYLSAVLEYLTAELLELAGNAARDNKKNRIVPRHIQLAVRNDDELSKLLGSATIANGGVLPNIHQNLLPKKIVKGKAEINSVSQEF is encoded by the coding sequence ATGCCTTCAACAACAGCAACCAAATCCATGGTTGGTCGAGGAAAAACCCAAAAAGCTTCAAAATCCACTTCCAGATCTCAAAAGGCGGGTCTCCAATTCCCTGTTGGTCGAATTGCTCGGTTTTTGAAAAACGGTCGTTATGCTCAACGAGTTGGTTCCGGTTCACCGGTTTATCTCTCAGCGGTTCTTGAGTACCTTACTGCTGAGTTGTTGGAACTTGCTGGAAATGCTGCGAGAGATAACAAGAAGAACAGGATTGTTCCGAGGCATATACAGCTTGCTGTGAGGAACGATGATGAATTGAGCAAGTTGTTGGGATCTGCTACCATTGCTAATGGTGGAGTTTTGCCCAATATTCATCAGAATTTGCTTCCTAAAAAGATTGTCAAAGGGAAAGCTGAAATCAACTCTGTTTCACAGGAATTTTAG
- the LOC129882879 gene encoding uncharacterized protein LOC129882879, producing the protein MAFAVPLFNLAPDLTVSRLCLGTMTFGEQNTLAESFQLLDKAFNSGINFFDSAEMYPVPQRAETHGRSEEYFGRWIRERKVPRDSVVFATKVSGPSGQMSWIRNGPESLDAENITEAIDNSLLRVKTDYIDLYQIHWPDRYVPMFGETDYDPLRHYTPVSFEEQLDALERAVDAGKIRYVGLSNETPYGIMKFQQVAKSRAGNLQIVAVQNAYNLLCRNFDLAMAECCHNERISLLAYSPLAMGILSGKYFAKDGGPSNARLNLFKERYKEGESRYNLSKSNVLYAAKSYLEIAGRYGIHPVSLAIAFIMRHPLVASVVFGATKVWQLEEVLAACKVNLSPEIITEINKVHSRFPSPCP; encoded by the exons ATGGCGTTTGCAGTTCCTCTCTTCAACCTTGCTCCAGATTTGACCGTCTCCAGATTATGCTTAG GTACCATGACTTTCGGTGAGCAAAACACCTTGGCCGAATCATTTCAACTCCTCGACAAAGCTTTCAACTCCGGAATTAATTTCTTTGATTCTGCTGAAAT GTATCCAGTACCCCAGCGTGCAGAAACTCATGGCAGAAGTGAGGAGTATTTTGGGCGTTGGATTAGAGAAAGAAAAGTCCCTCGCGATAGTGTTGTTTTCGCCACTAAG GTCAGTGGACCATCTGGACAAATGTCTTGGATTCGAAATGGACCAGAAAGCTTGGATGCTGAGAACATAACTGAGGCTATTGACAATAG CCTGTTGCGCGTCAAGACTGACTACATTGACTTGTATCAAATTCACTGGCCTGATCG CTATGTTCCTATGTTTGGAGAAACTGACTATGATCCCCTAAGACATTATACACCAGTAAGTTTCGAGGAACAACTTGATGCACTAGAACGAGCTGTTGATGCTGGTAAG ATCAgatatgttggccttagtaacGAAACACCATATGGCATTATGAAGTTCCAACAAGTTGCCAAAAGTAGAGCAGGGAATCTTCAAATAGTGGCTGTTCAG AATGCATACAACTTGTTATGTCGaaactttgatttagctatggCTGAATGCTGTCACAATGAGAG GATAAGCTTGTTGGCATACAGCCCTCTGGCTATGGGCATACTTTCTGGAAAGTACTTTGCCAAAGATGGAGGTCCATCTAATGCTCGTTTAAATCTGTTTAAAG AGAGATATAAGGAAGGGGAGTCCAGATACAACCTATCAAAATCTAATGTTTTATATGCTGCCAAA TCATACCTAGAGATTGCAGGCAGATATGGCATTCATCCAGTTTCTCTTGCAATTG CCTTCATTATGAGACACCCTCTCGTGGCTAGTGTTGTCTTTGGAGCCACAAAAGTTTGGCAGCTTGAAGAGGTTCTTGCTGCATGTAAGGTCAACCTCAGTCCTGAGATAATTACTGAGATTAACAAGGTCCACTCGAGGTTTCCAAGCCCTTGTCCATAA